In Brevundimonas sp. SGAir0440, one DNA window encodes the following:
- a CDS encoding TVP38/TMEM64 family protein: MRWIIDFLSNMEARRWRAVLATALLLGAMIALFAVGKSQLGLEAEGRLEDWLGGFRQGPWGLVAAIVVFTVSAFFGAPQFILIAACVVAFGPWFGFLYSWIATVVSAGVTYWLGRGPTARLLARHGGKTVGRLTRFVGKNAFYASFMIRNVPSAPFIVVNMAFGAARASFPGFLAGCALGVLPKTALVAFFGGSFMTAVSGDGIWTSAILAGVALAWLALMLLVRELVKRREIARGD; encoded by the coding sequence ATGCGCTGGATCATCGATTTCCTGTCGAACATGGAGGCGCGTCGCTGGCGCGCCGTGCTGGCGACGGCCCTGCTGCTGGGCGCGATGATCGCCCTGTTCGCCGTGGGCAAGAGCCAGTTGGGGCTAGAGGCCGAAGGGCGGCTGGAAGACTGGCTGGGCGGGTTTCGTCAGGGGCCTTGGGGTCTGGTGGCCGCCATCGTGGTGTTCACAGTCTCGGCCTTCTTCGGCGCGCCGCAGTTTATCTTGATCGCCGCCTGCGTCGTGGCGTTCGGGCCGTGGTTCGGCTTCCTCTACAGCTGGATCGCGACGGTCGTGTCTGCGGGCGTGACCTACTGGCTGGGACGCGGACCCACGGCGCGGCTGCTGGCGCGGCACGGCGGCAAGACGGTCGGGCGGCTGACGCGGTTCGTCGGCAAGAACGCCTTCTACGCCAGCTTCATGATCCGCAACGTGCCGTCTGCGCCATTCATCGTCGTCAACATGGCGTTCGGGGCGGCGAGGGCGTCATTTCCGGGCTTTCTGGCGGGGTGCGCGCTGGGCGTATTGCCGAAGACCGCGCTGGTCGCCTTCTTCGGCGGATCCTTCATGACGGCGGTCAGCGGCGACGGGATCTGGACCTCGGCCATATTGGCTGGGGTGGCGCTGGCTTGGCTGGCGCTGATGCTGTTGGTGCGCGAACTGGTGAAGCGGCGCGAGATCGCACGCGGCGACTGA
- a CDS encoding hemerythrin domain-containing protein, translating to MDVEVLKVQHGRIIRLASALGGTAAVLKTSDDATRARELMSALNIALTEHLAIEDGELYPVLMESNDVSVRDLAQHYVEDMGALSGVWAHYFMEWTQARILADRDRFASVTKGLIGALAHRVAREEDTLYPTMLAATNFDVGAHGRSRAAF from the coding sequence ATGGATGTCGAGGTTCTAAAAGTGCAGCACGGCCGGATCATACGATTGGCCAGCGCCTTGGGCGGGACCGCCGCTGTTCTGAAAACATCGGATGATGCGACACGCGCCCGCGAGTTGATGAGCGCGCTGAACATCGCCCTGACCGAGCATCTGGCGATCGAGGACGGTGAACTCTACCCCGTCCTGATGGAGTCCAACGATGTGTCGGTTCGTGACCTCGCTCAGCATTACGTCGAGGATATGGGCGCGCTCAGCGGGGTTTGGGCGCACTATTTCATGGAATGGACGCAGGCCCGGATTCTAGCGGATCGTGACCGGTTCGCCAGTGTGACCAAGGGGTTGATCGGCGCGCTTGCGCACAGGGTCGCGCGCGAGGAAGACACGCTGTATCCGACGATGCTGGCCGCCACGAATTTCGATGTCGGCGCACACGGGCGGAGCAGGGCGGCGTTCTAG
- a CDS encoding rod shape-determining protein gives MSFSLFGAISNDIAMDLGTANTLIYMKGKGIVLNEPSVVALRNVGGRKVVHAVGIEAKQMLGRTPGHMEAIRPMRDGVIADFEVAEEMIKHFIRKVHNRKGFVNPKIIVCVPSGATAVERRAINDSCLNASARRVGLIDEPMAAAIGAGLPIHEPTGSMVVDIGGGTTEVAVLSLSGIVYSRSVRVGGDKMDDSIISYMRRNHNLLIGETTAERIKKDIGTARIPADGEGLSIEVKGRDLMQGVPREVRISERQAAEALAEPVTQIIEAVKVALEATPPELAADIADKGIMLTGGGALLRGLDVEIRDHTGLPVSVADDPLSCVAIGCGRVLEHPRWMKGVLDSAL, from the coding sequence ATGAGCTTCTCCCTTTTCGGCGCGATCTCCAACGACATCGCGATGGACCTGGGCACCGCCAACACCCTGATCTACATGAAGGGCAAGGGCATCGTCCTGAACGAGCCGTCGGTCGTGGCGCTGAGAAACGTCGGGGGGCGCAAGGTCGTCCACGCCGTCGGGATTGAAGCCAAGCAGATGCTGGGCCGCACGCCGGGCCACATGGAGGCGATCCGCCCCATGCGCGACGGCGTCATCGCCGACTTCGAAGTCGCCGAAGAGATGATCAAGCACTTCATCCGCAAGGTTCATAACCGCAAGGGCTTCGTGAACCCCAAGATCATCGTCTGCGTGCCGTCCGGCGCCACGGCGGTCGAGCGTCGTGCGATCAACGACAGCTGCCTGAACGCCTCGGCGCGCCGCGTGGGCCTGATCGACGAGCCCATGGCCGCCGCGATCGGCGCCGGCCTGCCGATCCATGAGCCGACCGGCTCGATGGTCGTCGACATCGGCGGCGGTACGACCGAAGTCGCCGTCCTGTCGCTGTCGGGCATCGTCTATTCGCGTTCCGTCCGCGTCGGCGGCGACAAGATGGACGACAGCATCATCAGCTACATGCGCCGCAACCATAACCTGTTGATCGGCGAAACGACCGCTGAACGCATCAAGAAGGACATCGGCACCGCCCGCATTCCGGCCGACGGCGAAGGCCTGTCGATCGAGGTCAAGGGTCGCGACCTGATGCAAGGCGTGCCGCGCGAGGTGCGCATTTCGGAGCGCCAGGCGGCGGAAGCCCTGGCCGAGCCCGTCACCCAGATCATCGAGGCCGTGAAGGTCGCGCTGGAAGCCACCCCGCCGGAACTGGCCGCCGACATCGCCGACAAGGGCATCATGCTGACGGGTGGCGGCGCCCTGCTGCGCGGTCTGGACGTCGAGATCCGCGATCACACCGGCCTGCCGGTTTCGGTCGCCGACGATCCGCTGTCGTGCGTGGCCATCGGCTGCGGCCGCGTGCTGGAGCACCCGCGCTGGATGAAGGGCGTGCTCGACTCCGCGCTCTGA
- the mreC gene encoding rod shape-determining protein MreC has protein sequence MAFRDGPFENIKVPLAWTAAVVVVVAVIGAIVLLLGDRTTSEGGSTMGAARGGFEAAAGPVGGVFAAPVRWAGAARDYVGGYFFAIGENRRLKAEIAELRGWRDEAIAQKNINGRYEALLGLRTEPPVPMATGRAISESRGPFSNAKLIDVGSAKGVRIGNPVVTEHGLVGRITGVTGGVSRVVLLTDVASRTPVMIERTDARAMLTGDGGDSPRLEFIRGSGSIKAGDRILSSGDGGGLPRGLPIGVAAKGVDGAWRVKLFSDHGAIDYVRVLLFQSFGQLVSPTALNAAPLAGLTTAPEPSAAEVGAIRDAAARRAAAQQAQAERARAAAATPAPTPAPAAAPTAASPAVTSARPAASTPSPAPTAPSPAPAPAPGGAA, from the coding sequence GTGGCGTTTCGCGACGGCCCTTTTGAAAACATCAAGGTGCCGCTGGCGTGGACCGCCGCGGTCGTCGTCGTCGTGGCCGTGATCGGCGCGATCGTTTTGTTGCTGGGCGACCGGACCACGTCCGAGGGCGGCTCGACCATGGGCGCCGCGCGCGGCGGTTTCGAAGCGGCGGCCGGGCCGGTCGGCGGGGTCTTCGCCGCGCCGGTGCGTTGGGCCGGGGCCGCGCGCGACTATGTCGGCGGCTATTTCTTCGCCATCGGCGAGAACCGCCGCCTGAAGGCCGAGATCGCCGAACTGCGCGGCTGGCGCGACGAAGCGATCGCACAAAAGAACATCAACGGCCGATACGAGGCCCTGCTGGGTCTGCGCACCGAGCCGCCGGTGCCCATGGCGACGGGGCGGGCGATTTCGGAATCGCGCGGTCCCTTTTCTAACGCCAAGCTGATCGACGTCGGTTCGGCCAAGGGCGTGCGGATCGGCAACCCGGTCGTGACCGAACATGGACTGGTCGGGCGCATAACCGGCGTGACGGGCGGCGTCAGCCGCGTCGTGCTGCTGACGGATGTGGCGTCGCGCACCCCTGTTATGATCGAGCGCACCGATGCGCGCGCCATGCTGACCGGCGACGGCGGCGACAGCCCGCGTCTAGAATTCATTCGGGGATCAGGTTCCATCAAGGCGGGCGACCGCATTCTGAGTTCGGGAGACGGCGGCGGTCTGCCGCGTGGTCTGCCGATCGGTGTCGCCGCCAAGGGTGTGGACGGTGCCTGGCGGGTCAAGCTGTTCAGCGATCACGGCGCGATCGATTATGTCCGCGTGCTGTTGTTCCAGAGCTTTGGACAGCTGGTCAGCCCGACCGCCTTGAACGCGGCGCCGCTTGCAGGCCTGACGACGGCGCCGGAGCCGAGCGCGGCCGAGGTCGGAGCGATCCGTGACGCGGCCGCCCGTCGCGCGGCGGCGCAGCAGGCCCAGGCCGAGCGGGCGCGTGCAGCGGCGGCGACGCCAGCGCCAACGCCTGCGCCCGCCGCTGCGCCGACGGCGGCCAGTCCGGCCGTGACGTCTGCGAGGCCGGCGGCTTCGACCCCGTCGCCTGCACCGACTGCGCCCAGCCCTGCGCCGGCGCCCGCTCCGGGAGGCGCGGCGTGA